In the Gossypium arboreum isolate Shixiya-1 chromosome 10, ASM2569848v2, whole genome shotgun sequence genome, one interval contains:
- the LOC108466570 gene encoding staphylococcal-like nuclease CAN2 codes for MLLLTPSKPYNFLSCFLFLSFILPLILGFFCLPREDLKMGNALTLLYAHFCKPTTTAGDAGSFGSHGGSSADGGVSALAHDIFQFELTSQVPEGLSNHVVSSKKAQANWYRKLLDAWSEAKPPPKTSEEASKFIADNLKEHQKADVEGLLAFYGLPLPQTPGQSSANSQTSLPQGVKFEFQTLPVDMKAIPDGDTITVYVSTTEPWESSNIPKDVRVAAAQRSKACADKNYTKADALQKKITISGYRVLNVRNQEILARKYRIRLRGIDAPESSMPYGKEAKEELVKLVGGKCLRVLVYGEDRYGRCVGDIYCNGKFVQEIMLKKGLAWHYSAYDQRIELATWEKEARAKRVGLWALPNPEKPWEWRKDKRQSR; via the exons ATGTTACTTCTAACACCTTCAAAACCATACAACTTTTTGTCTTGTTTCTTGTTTTTGAGCttcattttacccttgattcttGGTTTCTTCTGTCTTCCAAGAGAGGATTTGAAAATGGGGAATGCTCTAACTTTGCTGTACGCCCATTTCTGCAAACCAACAACCACCGCCGGAGACGCTGGATCCTTTGGCTCCCACGGTGGCTCATCGGCCGACGGTGGCGTTTCAGCTCTTGCTCATGATATCTTCCAGTTTGAACTCACTTCACAG GTTCCTGAAGGGCTAAGCAACCATGTGGTTTCATCCAAGAAAGCTCAGGCCAACtg GTATAGAAAGCTATTAGATGCTTGGAGTGAAGCAAAACCTCCACCAAAAACATCCGAGGAAGCTTCAAAGTTTATTGCTGACAATTTAAAGGAACATCAAAAGGCAGATGTTGAG GGACTTTTGGCATTTTATGGTCTGCCTCTCCCTCAGACACCTGGCCAGTCTTCTGCTAACTCCCAAACATCATTGCCTCAAGGAGTTAAGTTCGAGTTCCAGACTTTACCG GTGGATATGAAAGCAATACCAGATGGAGATACCATAACAGTGTATGTAAGTACTACTGAACCCTGGGAATCATCCAACATACCTAAGGACGTACGAGTAGCAGCTGCTCAAAGATCGAAAGCATGTGCCGACAAGAATTATACTAAGGCAGATGCACTTCAGAAGAAAATTACTATTTCAGGATACAG GGTGTTGAATGTTCGGAACCAGGAGATTCTTGCTCGAAAATATCGAATCCGGCTAAG GGGTATAGATGCACCAGAGAGTTCAATGCCATACGGTAAAGAAGCGAAAGAAGAGTTGGTTAAGCTTGTTGGTGGGAAATGCTTACGAGTTCTCGTCTATGGGGAAGATCGATACGGCCGTTGCGTCGGAGATATATATTGCAATGGAAAATTCGTACAGGAAATTATGTTGAAAAAGGGGCTTGCATGGCATTACTCTGCTTATGACCAACGTATAGAACTAGCAACT TGGGAAAAGGAGGCTCGAGCGAAGCGGGTCGGTTTATGGGCTTTACCGAATCCAGAGAAGCCATGGGAATGGAGAAAGGACAAACGACAAAGCAGATGA
- the LOC108466531 gene encoding staphylococcal-like nuclease CAN2, with translation MGNALRLLYGKCCKPSTTGDSDSVGPPYTTTAPGVSALAHDLLNFEITSQVPEDLSQHVVSSRKSQVKWYGKLLQAWKEAKPPPKTPEKVARLIVETLSRHQKADVEGLLEFYGLPHPSILAEISTGVPTRLPEFVRFQGRTRLPEGVEFEMHTLPVDGNTVPDGDGLNVYVNTDDLRESSNIPRAVLMAAVRRSKARAKKNYARADELRQKIIESGYQVIDLQNEEILARKYRIRLRGIDAPEMSMPFGKEAKEELVKLVHGKCLRVLVYGEDQYGRCVADIYCNGIFVQEVMLKKGLAWHYVAYDQRVEFATWQKEARTKKTGLWVQSNPEKPWEWRKKNKREGR, from the exons ATGGGAAATGCTCTTAGGCTCCTTTATGGGAAATGTTGCAAACCCTCCACCACTGGTGATTCTGATTCAGTAGGGCCACCTTATACCACTACAGCCCCTGGGGTTTCAGCTCTTGCCCATGATCTCTTAAACTTTGAAATCACATCCCAG GTCCCTGAAGATCTCAGTCAGCATGTTGTATCATCAAGGAAGTCTCAAGTAAAATG GTATGGAAAGTTATTGCAAGCATGGAAAGAAGCAAAACCCCCACCAAAAACACCTGAAAAGGTTGCTAGGCTTATTGTTGAGACCTTGAGCAGACATCAAAAGGCAGATGTTGAG GGTTTATTGGAATTCTATGGCCTTCCTCATCCTTCTATTTTAGCGGAAATTTCTACTGGTGTCCCGACAAGATTGCCTGAATTTGTGCGATTTCAAGGTCGGACAAGATTGCCTGAAGGAGTGGAATTTGAAATGCATACATTGCCA GTAGATGGGAATACAGTACCAGATGGGGATGGTTTAAATGTGTATGTGAATACTGATGATCTTAGGGAGTCGTCGAACATACCTAGAGCCGTTCTTATGGCTGCGGTTCGAAGATCAAAAGCACGTGCTAAGAAAAACTATGCCAGAGCTGATGAACTTCGCCAGAAGATTATTGAATCAGGATACCA GGTCATAGACCTTCAAAACGAAGAGATTCTTGCTCGAAAGTATCGGATTCGACTGAG GGGTATAGATGCACCTGAGATGTCGATGCCGTTCGGAAAAGAAGCAAAAGAAGAGTTGGTTAAGCTTGTTCATGGGAAATGTTTGAGAGTGCTTGTCTACGGGGAAGATCAATATGGTCGTTGTGTTGCAGACATATATTGCAATGGCATTTTTGTGCAG GAAGTAATGCTAAAGAAAGGACTCGCATGGCATTATGTAGCCTACGACCAACGGGTTGAATTCGCAACT TGGCAAAAAGAGGCTCGGACAAAGAAAACCGGCCTTTGGGTACAATCAAACCCAGAGAAGCCATGGGAATGGAGGAAGAAGAACAAACGAGAAGGTAGGTAA
- the LOC108466781 gene encoding protein LURP-one-related 14 isoform X1 produces the protein MEDQMVKVVGERFCVPYTMELVVKRKLQSFSKSLYEAFDATGNFLLQVDGGVWKFQKKRVMKDPAGLPVATLREKQALSWKHQWMIHQGESSERNHFLCTVQKSNALRIKNNLDVFLGNRYKDHGRDFHVTGSFTSLSFKVIRANTVIAEVRHNFTWGSCKGKESFKVKVYPEVDYAFIVALLVIMNESDGP, from the exons ATGGAAGATCAAATGGTAAAGGTTGTCGGAGAAAGATTTTGTGTTCCTTACACCATGGAACTTGTCGTAAAGAGGAAACTACAATCGTTTTCTAAATCACTTTACGAAGCTTTCGATGCTACCGGAAATTTTCTTCTCCAGGTCGACGgcggtgtttggaaatttcaaaAGAAAAGGGTTATGAAAGATCCCGCCGGTTTGCCGGTCGCCACTTTGAGAGAAAAG CAGGCATTGTCATGGAAACATCAATGGATGATTCATCAAGGTGAAAGCTCAGAGAGAAACCATTTTCTTTGCACCGTGCAAAAATCAAATGCGCTTAGGATCAAAAACAATTTGGATGTTTTCTTGGGGAATCGGTACAAGGATCATGGCAGAGATTTTCATGTCACCGGGAGTTTTACTTCGCTTTCCTTCAAAGTTATCAGGGCTAATACAGTCATTGCCGAG GTTAGGCACAATTTCACATGGGGGAGCTGTAAGGGGAAAGAAAGCTTCAAGGTTAAAGTATATCCAGAAGTGGACTATGCTTTCATTGTAGCTTTGTTggtgattatgaacgaaagtgaCGGTCCATAG
- the LOC108466781 gene encoding protein LURP-one-related 14 isoform X2, whose amino-acid sequence MEDQMVKVVGERFCVPYTMELVVKRKLQSFSKSLYEAFDATGNFLLQVDGGVWKFQKKRVMKDPAGLPVATLREKALSWKHQWMIHQGESSERNHFLCTVQKSNALRIKNNLDVFLGNRYKDHGRDFHVTGSFTSLSFKVIRANTVIAEVRHNFTWGSCKGKESFKVKVYPEVDYAFIVALLVIMNESDGP is encoded by the exons ATGGAAGATCAAATGGTAAAGGTTGTCGGAGAAAGATTTTGTGTTCCTTACACCATGGAACTTGTCGTAAAGAGGAAACTACAATCGTTTTCTAAATCACTTTACGAAGCTTTCGATGCTACCGGAAATTTTCTTCTCCAGGTCGACGgcggtgtttggaaatttcaaaAGAAAAGGGTTATGAAAGATCCCGCCGGTTTGCCGGTCGCCACTTTGAGAGAAAAG GCATTGTCATGGAAACATCAATGGATGATTCATCAAGGTGAAAGCTCAGAGAGAAACCATTTTCTTTGCACCGTGCAAAAATCAAATGCGCTTAGGATCAAAAACAATTTGGATGTTTTCTTGGGGAATCGGTACAAGGATCATGGCAGAGATTTTCATGTCACCGGGAGTTTTACTTCGCTTTCCTTCAAAGTTATCAGGGCTAATACAGTCATTGCCGAG GTTAGGCACAATTTCACATGGGGGAGCTGTAAGGGGAAAGAAAGCTTCAAGGTTAAAGTATATCCAGAAGTGGACTATGCTTTCATTGTAGCTTTGTTggtgattatgaacgaaagtgaCGGTCCATAG
- the LOC108466781 gene encoding protein LURP-one-related 14 isoform X3, translating to MEDQMVKVVGERFCVPYTMELVVKRKLQSFSKSLYEAFDATGNFLLQVDGGVWKFQKKRVMKDPAGLPVATLREKALSWKHQWMIHQGESSERNHFLCTVQKSNALRIKNNLDVFLGNRYKDHGRDFHVTGSFTSLSFKVIRANTVIAEVILTG from the exons ATGGAAGATCAAATGGTAAAGGTTGTCGGAGAAAGATTTTGTGTTCCTTACACCATGGAACTTGTCGTAAAGAGGAAACTACAATCGTTTTCTAAATCACTTTACGAAGCTTTCGATGCTACCGGAAATTTTCTTCTCCAGGTCGACGgcggtgtttggaaatttcaaaAGAAAAGGGTTATGAAAGATCCCGCCGGTTTGCCGGTCGCCACTTTGAGAGAAAAG GCATTGTCATGGAAACATCAATGGATGATTCATCAAGGTGAAAGCTCAGAGAGAAACCATTTTCTTTGCACCGTGCAAAAATCAAATGCGCTTAGGATCAAAAACAATTTGGATGTTTTCTTGGGGAATCGGTACAAGGATCATGGCAGAGATTTTCATGTCACCGGGAGTTTTACTTCGCTTTCCTTCAAAGTTATCAGGGCTAATACAGTCATTGCCGAGGTAATATTAACGGGTTAA
- the LOC108464038 gene encoding wound-induced protein 1-like yields MRLLTGASSDDPFRFEVDPVSVTTFGSTVIVEGCDNSRSISWVHAWTVRDGIITQVREYFNTSLTVTRLRDSPPSACSSSTAEIAPVYCPYVWESSLSNRVGKSVPGLVLAI; encoded by the coding sequence ATGCGCTTACTCACCGGCGCTTCATCCGACGATCCTTTCCGTTTCGAGGTCGACCCTGTCTCAGTCACCACCTTTGGATCCACCGTCATCGTTGAAGGCTGTGATAACAGCCGTTCGATCTCCTGGGTTCACGCTTGGACTGTTCGTGATGGGATAATCACCCAAGTGAGGGAGTATTTCAACACTTCTCTCACCGTTACTCGCCTTAGAGACTCTCCACCGTCAGCTTGCAGTTCTTCGACGGCAGAGATTGCGCCAGTGTATTGCCCTTACGTTTGGGAGAGTAGTCTTTCCAACCGGGTGGGGAAATCGGTTCCGGGTCTTGTTCTTGCAATTTAG